The Clostridium chauvoei genome has a window encoding:
- a CDS encoding type II secretion system F family protein, which translates to MPSVIFKLIYNLYLKERLLKIPIVKKFNEYIFVSLLSIITNSGVNLSNGLNYCTNSFKSKIIKNKFLMINKKILQGNSLGDSLIDIGGYSKYTIAVIKLGEMGGSMDERLKNLSIYLENEINLYITKWINLIQPMTILCMAGIVLIFIVIFVLPLFDSLLGGIG; encoded by the coding sequence TTGCCAAGCGTAATATTTAAATTAATATATAACCTCTATTTAAAAGAAAGACTACTTAAAATTCCAATAGTAAAAAAATTTAATGAGTATATCTTTGTATCATTATTATCTATTATTACAAATAGTGGAGTGAATTTATCTAATGGACTAAACTATTGTACAAATAGTTTTAAATCTAAAATCATTAAAAATAAATTTTTAATGATAAATAAAAAAATTTTACAAGGGAATTCCTTAGGAGATAGCTTGATAGATATAGGGGGTTATTCTAAGTACACTATTGCTGTAATAAAGCTTGGAGAAATGGGGGGAAGTATGGATGAAAGACTAAAAAATCTATCTATATATTTAGAAAATGAAATTAATTTATATATTACAAAATGGATAAATTTAATTCAACCTATGACTATATTATGTATGGCTGGAATAGTGCTTATATTTATTGTTATTTTTGTACTGCCATTATTTGATTCATTATTAGGAGGTATTGGGTGA
- the spoIIIAA gene encoding stage III sporulation protein AA, with translation MGREEEILKVLPLKVGSLIRHKDLKDSIQEIRLKIGKPIIIYTFKGEEVLSYVTTAEDIKQTLVKISNYSLYAYEEEIKQGYITIRGGHRIGIAGECVIVSGTIRTIKNISSLNFRICREVKGCSNEVMRYITENDRVYNTLIVSPPKCGKTTILRDVAKNISSGMNIRNLKGKKVCIIDERSEIAASFNGVPQMDVGIRTDVLDNCLKKEGMIMAIRSLSPEVLICDEIGTNGDIEALQMAFNSGVNVVVTLHGYSIEDIYKRKVFKEILYSSILDRIVILSNRNGVGTLENIYEVGMEGKLKCLK, from the coding sequence ATGGGAAGAGAAGAAGAAATTTTAAAAGTATTACCTTTAAAGGTTGGAAGTTTAATAAGACATAAGGATTTAAAAGATTCTATTCAAGAAATTAGACTTAAAATTGGTAAACCAATTATCATTTATACTTTTAAAGGAGAAGAAGTTTTAAGTTATGTAACAACAGCAGAAGATATAAAACAAACACTTGTTAAAATTTCAAATTATTCTTTATATGCATATGAAGAAGAAATAAAACAAGGTTATATAACCATAAGAGGTGGGCATAGAATAGGTATTGCAGGAGAATGTGTAATTGTATCAGGAACTATAAGAACAATTAAAAATATATCATCTTTAAATTTTAGAATATGTAGAGAGGTAAAAGGTTGTTCTAATGAAGTTATGAGATATATAACTGAAAATGATAGAGTATATAATACATTAATAGTGTCTCCTCCTAAATGTGGAAAAACTACTATATTAAGAGATGTAGCAAAGAATATATCATCGGGGATGAACATAAGAAATTTAAAAGGAAAAAAGGTATGCATAATAGATGAAAGAAGTGAAATTGCAGCAAGTTTTAATGGAGTACCTCAAATGGATGTAGGAATACGAACGGATGTCTTAGATAATTGCTTGAAAAAAGAAGGCATGATAATGGCAATAAGAAGTTTATCACCAGAAGTTTTAATTTGTGACGAAATTGGAACAAATGGGGATATAGAAGCATTGCAAATGGCATTTAATTCAGGGGTAAATGTTGTAGTAACTTTACATGGATACAGTATAGAAGATATTTATAAAAGAAAAGTTTTTAAAGAAATATTATATTCTTCTATTTTAGATAGAATCGTGATATTAAGCAATAGAAATGGAGTTGGTACATTAGAAAATATATATGAAGTAGGAATGGAGGGGAAATTAAAATGCTTAAAATAA
- the spoIIIAC gene encoding stage III sporulation protein AC codes for MLDVGILFKIGAMGILLVVLDKVLKSSGKDDIAVITNIAGVVIILITLVGLIGNLFNTIKTMFML; via the coding sequence ATGCTAGATGTAGGAATCTTATTTAAAATAGGAGCTATGGGTATTTTGTTGGTAGTACTAGATAAAGTTTTAAAAAGTAGTGGAAAGGATGATATAGCAGTAATTACTAACATAGCTGGAGTTGTAATTATTTTAATTACCTTAGTTGGATTAATAGGAAATTTATTTAACACAATAAAGACTATGTTTATGTTGTAG
- a CDS encoding type II secretion system protein translates to MKIENSIRVYGWKCSKKRGYSLIELIATLFMSTIILTIGVKLVISSYKAYRELENVSLQNNFIDDACLTINRLTNEIMIADIVCSDETMKNKNEIKISCVYKNNNKYFIKDKIIKLNRSKHLIIDIPNETGTNFILKDLKEFKVIKKKNINYIFIKHKSGEIRVQCI, encoded by the coding sequence ATGAAAATAGAGAATTCTATAAGAGTTTATGGATGGAAATGTAGTAAGAAAAGAGGATATTCATTAATTGAATTAATAGCTACTTTGTTTATGTCAACGATAATTTTAACTATAGGGGTAAAACTTGTTATATCTTCATATAAAGCTTATAGAGAATTAGAAAATGTAAGTCTTCAAAATAACTTTATTGATGATGCATGTCTAACTATAAATAGATTAACTAACGAGATTATGATTGCTGATATAGTTTGTAGTGATGAAACAATGAAAAATAAAAATGAAATAAAAATTTCCTGTGTGTATAAAAATAATAATAAATATTTTATAAAAGATAAAATTATAAAGTTAAATAGAAGTAAACATCTTATAATAGATATTCCAAATGAAACTGGTACTAATTTTATATTAAAGGATCTTAAAGAATTTAAAGTTATAAAAAAGAAGAATATAAATTATATTTTTATTAAGCATAAGTCAGGAGAAATAAGAGTTCAATGTATATGA
- the spoIIIAF gene encoding stage III sporulation protein AF, with product METLTNFVVTLVTMIILMTAIELIAPDNSIKKYLKFVLGLILISVMLTPIISLISKGEKQITSAISKYTENPLDSIKKDNDNSVNQTKEKTFEKNLEKNCEKILKSQFTNRDFQSEVTCNLDLENMTYSIDKVSIGVKDKSIKKVQKIEINTKENVSEALALDDKVENEEEIKKYIGEALNIQADKIEIYSIDR from the coding sequence ATGGAGACATTAACTAATTTTGTTGTAACTTTAGTAACTATGATTATACTAATGACAGCTATAGAATTAATAGCTCCAGATAATAGTATAAAAAAATATTTAAAATTTGTTTTAGGTTTAATACTAATATCAGTAATGCTTACACCGATTATATCTTTAATATCCAAAGGTGAAAAACAAATAACAAGTGCTATATCTAAATATACAGAAAATCCTTTAGATTCTATAAAAAAAGATAATGATAATTCAGTAAATCAAACAAAAGAAAAAACTTTTGAGAAGAATCTAGAAAAAAATTGCGAGAAAATATTAAAAAGTCAATTTACAAATAGGGATTTTCAAAGTGAAGTTACTTGTAATTTGGATTTAGAGAATATGACGTACTCAATAGATAAAGTATCCATAGGAGTAAAAGATAAGTCTATAAAAAAAGTACAAAAGATTGAAATAAATACAAAAGAAAATGTAAGTGAAGCACTAGCTTTAGATGATAAAGTAGAAAACGAAGAGGAGATTAAAAAGTATATAGGAGAAGCTTTGAATATA
- the efp gene encoding elongation factor P — MISAGDLRKGTTFEHEGQVYTVIDFLHVKPGKGAAFVRTKLRNVISGGVTDTTFNPTAKLQEAVIERKEMQYLYSDGELYYFMDQETFEQIPLNYEKVEDAIKFLKENMFAIIKFYKGEAFSVEAPNFVELLITQADPGIKGNTATNAMKPATLETGAVVNVPMFVNEGDTIRVDTRTGEYMERV, encoded by the coding sequence ATGATATCAGCAGGAGATTTAAGAAAAGGTACAACTTTCGAACATGAAGGACAAGTGTATACAGTTATTGACTTTTTACACGTAAAGCCAGGTAAAGGTGCTGCCTTTGTTAGAACAAAATTAAGAAATGTTATCTCAGGTGGAGTTACAGATACTACATTTAACCCAACTGCAAAATTACAAGAAGCAGTAATTGAAAGAAAAGAAATGCAATATCTTTATTCAGATGGAGAATTATATTACTTCATGGATCAAGAAACTTTTGAGCAAATACCTTTAAACTATGAAAAAGTTGAAGATGCTATAAAATTCTTAAAAGAAAACATGTTTGCAATAATTAAATTCTATAAAGGTGAAGCTTTCTCAGTAGAAGCACCAAACTTTGTTGAATTATTAATAACACAAGCAGATCCAGGAATAAAAGGAAATACAGCTACAAATGCAATGAAACCTGCAACATTAGAAACAGGTGCTGTTGTTAACGTTCCTATGTTCGTTAATGAAGGAGATACTATAAGAGTAGATACTAGAACTGGAGAATATATGGAAAGAGTATAA
- the spoIIIAB gene encoding stage III sporulation protein SpoIIIAB encodes MLKIIAILIIFLACTYIGFYYGENFKKRSSQLSEILKGLLLLNNEVMYTNTPLPEALRYVALKVDYPLRNLLLKVSENLVKGECESVYEAFKTEYKKEKHEFRIIEEDKLIISDFLKSLGESGVYGQDKIFNLAIENIKGNCKTSEVIASKNTKMYRALGLCIGAMLSLFLM; translated from the coding sequence ATGCTTAAAATAATAGCGATTTTAATAATATTTTTAGCATGTACCTACATAGGATTTTATTATGGAGAAAACTTTAAAAAAAGAAGTAGTCAATTAAGTGAGATATTAAAAGGGTTGCTACTTTTAAATAATGAGGTTATGTACACAAATACCCCATTACCAGAAGCACTTAGATATGTTGCCCTTAAAGTAGATTATCCTTTAAGAAATTTACTTTTAAAGGTATCTGAGAATCTTGTTAAAGGAGAGTGTGAAAGTGTATATGAAGCCTTTAAAACAGAATATAAAAAAGAAAAACATGAATTTAGAATTATTGAAGAAGACAAGCTGATAATAAGTGATTTTTTAAAATCATTAGGAGAATCAGGAGTATACGGACAAGATAAAATTTTTAATTTGGCAATAGAAAATATCAAAGGGAATTGTAAAACATCAGAGGTTATTGCTAGTAAAAATACAAAAATGTATAGAGCTTTAGGGTTATGTATTGGAGCTATGCTTAGCCTATTCTTAATGTAA
- a CDS encoding CD1247 N-terminal domain-containing protein has protein sequence MQKIKSNIQLFKGKLELIQDKEYKDLFYNISSILDSLSEKVEETLVKQEYLEENVQYMDEDLTDLQEELFEEVSFEELDDFEDEYIEINCINCNKPMFIEKESLEKNKNISCPFCKKNIK, from the coding sequence ATGCAAAAAATAAAAAGTAATATTCAATTGTTTAAAGGTAAGTTAGAGTTAATACAAGACAAAGAATATAAGGATTTATTTTATAACATATCATCCATATTAGATTCACTTTCAGAAAAGGTAGAAGAGACTTTAGTAAAACAAGAATATTTAGAAGAAAATGTTCAATATATGGATGAAGATTTAACTGATTTACAAGAGGAGCTTTTTGAAGAAGTATCTTTTGAAGAGTTAGATGACTTTGAAGATGAGTATATAGAGATAAATTGTATTAATTGCAATAAACCAATGTTTATAGAAAAGGAATCTTTAGAAAAGAATAAAAATATTTCGTGTCCTTTTTGTAAAAAGAATATTAAATAA
- the spoIIIAE gene encoding stage III sporulation protein AE, with protein MKRIKKLTKKVIFIFLLGLFLGSLSSIKVIHAEENSINKDNEYNLNIEDEDILKDEGVQEKLNGLYSYINNMKTDVELINQLDPIEYFKNYIKSGEGNLSFKSIVGAIVSFLFREVKIVLSLSLSIIVISIICSLLKNLQSSFSNESISNIAFFACYALLIVILSKSFLVSIELAKNVIIEISDFMAAVLPVLVVMLGTAGGFTQAATMDPIILGATFIIPRIYLNIIIPLILMTFVLQFANNISTEYKIDNLCKLMKQTTLILQGLILTIFIGLLTIRGITTSTIDAVTLKTAKFAVDTFVPIVGKSLSDAISTVAGYSLIIKNAVSSIGLIVIILIMIYPIIKLALMSLVYKLTAALIEPIGDKRITNSISAAGDALVLIMSTVISVSVMFFILIAIMASAGKFVIGG; from the coding sequence ATGAAGAGGATAAAAAAGTTAACAAAAAAAGTTATTTTTATATTTTTATTAGGATTATTTTTAGGGTCTTTATCTTCAATTAAAGTAATTCATGCTGAAGAAAATAGTATAAATAAAGATAATGAATATAATTTAAATATTGAAGATGAAGATATATTAAAGGATGAAGGAGTACAAGAAAAACTTAATGGATTATACAGTTATATAAACAATATGAAAACAGATGTAGAATTAATAAATCAATTAGATCCAATTGAATATTTTAAAAACTATATTAAATCAGGAGAAGGAAATTTATCTTTTAAAAGTATTGTAGGAGCAATAGTAAGTTTTTTATTTAGAGAAGTAAAAATAGTTTTATCACTATCATTATCTATCATAGTTATATCTATAATTTGCTCTTTATTAAAGAACCTTCAATCATCATTTTCAAATGAAAGTATTTCTAATATAGCATTTTTTGCTTGTTATGCTTTGTTAATTGTAATATTATCTAAAAGTTTTTTGGTTTCAATAGAGCTTGCTAAAAATGTAATAATAGAAATATCAGATTTTATGGCTGCTGTATTACCAGTTTTAGTAGTTATGTTAGGAACTGCAGGTGGATTTACTCAAGCAGCAACTATGGATCCAATAATTCTTGGTGCTACATTTATAATTCCAAGAATATATTTAAATATAATAATTCCTTTAATCTTAATGACCTTTGTTCTTCAATTTGCAAATAATATATCAACAGAATATAAAATAGATAACCTTTGCAAGTTAATGAAACAAACAACATTAATACTCCAAGGATTAATTTTAACAATCTTTATTGGATTATTAACAATAAGGGGAATTACAACGTCAACTATAGATGCAGTTACCCTTAAAACAGCTAAGTTTGCAGTTGATACTTTTGTCCCAATAGTAGGGAAATCCTTATCTGATGCAATATCAACAGTTGCAGGATATTCATTAATAATAAAAAATGCAGTTAGTTCTATTGGATTAATTGTAATAATATTAATTATGATATATCCAATAATTAAATTAGCATTAATGTCATTAGTTTACAAATTGACTGCAGCTTTAATTGAACCAATAGGAGATAAGAGAATAACAAATTCAATATCAGCAGCAGGAGATGCGTTGGTTCTTATAATGTCAACAGTAATATCGGTTAGTGTAATGTTTTTTATACTAATTGCAATTATGGCATCAGCAGGAAAGTTTGTCATAGGAGGATAA
- the spoIIIAD gene encoding stage III sporulation protein AD, which translates to MEIIKIVSFAFIGLFLFMIFKDRRSDLAISISIAVGVIIFLFIIGQLNDVIYFVKNIADKANIDMVYIGIVLKILAIAYLTSFCSEICKDAGAGSIASKVEFSGKILILALAIPILMAVLESILQIL; encoded by the coding sequence ATGGAAATTATAAAAATAGTATCCTTTGCTTTTATAGGGTTATTTCTTTTTATGATATTTAAAGATAGAAGAAGTGATCTTGCTATTTCCATATCAATAGCAGTGGGGGTAATTATATTCTTATTTATAATAGGACAACTAAATGATGTTATATATTTTGTTAAAAATATAGCTGATAAAGCAAATATAGATATGGTTTATATAGGAATAGTTCTTAAAATTTTAGCAATAGCATATTTAACTTCTTTTTGTAGTGAAATATGTAAAGATGCAGGGGCTGGAAGTATAGCTTCTAAGGTTGAATTTTCAGGGAAAATATTAATTTTAGCTTTAGCAATACCAATTTTAATGGCAGTACTAGAGTCAATCTTACAGATATTATAG
- a CDS encoding prepilin-type N-terminal cleavage/methylation domain-containing protein produces the protein MSKKTGFTIIELIVVIFIITIVITGGFSMIASFQKIREKENINNAIYEVVDTLSYAKAYCRKNSREGVVAINAKEDYIDFSFDRYNYKFKKVYMPKGIKLVSNFTSGTRIKISKDGYIKNSGTIEVRYKKKIVATITVSVGNDIINIK, from the coding sequence GTGAGTAAAAAGACTGGCTTTACAATAATAGAGTTAATTGTGGTTATTTTTATAATAACTATTGTTATAACTGGTGGATTTAGTATGATAGCATCATTTCAAAAAATTAGAGAAAAGGAAAATATAAATAATGCTATTTATGAAGTGGTAGATACATTAAGTTATGCAAAGGCATATTGTAGGAAAAATTCAAGAGAAGGTGTTGTAGCTATAAATGCTAAAGAAGATTATATAGATTTTTCTTTTGATAGATATAATTATAAGTTCAAAAAAGTATATATGCCTAAAGGAATAAAACTAGTTAGCAATTTTACTTCAGGAACTAGAATAAAGATATCAAAAGATGGATACATAAAGAACTCTGGAACTATAGAAGTAAGATATAAGAAAAAAATAGTAGCAACAATAACTGTATCCGTAGGTAATGACATAATAAATATAAAATAG